In Trichomycterus rosablanca isolate fTriRos1 chromosome 20, fTriRos1.hap1, whole genome shotgun sequence, one DNA window encodes the following:
- the lrrc8da gene encoding volume-regulated anion channel subunit LRRC8D: protein MFTLTEVASLNDVQPTYRILKPWWDVFMDYLGLVMLMLAVFAGTMQLTKDHVACLPVLDERNDDPNVNSHAASTGAPATTLGAAPTATPDLPESTVREIVAPESQPEPKGRKTNLDFQQYVFINQICYHVALPWYSKYFPYLVLIHSIVLMVSSNFWFKYPKTSSKIEHFVSILGRCFESPWTTKALSETACEDSEENKQRLIAGQAGPKHSSSENPEDSGVPSTPMLGSNSVKFSAEKIISKGPSMTILDKKDGEQAKALFEKVRTFRAHVEDSEFIYNLYVAQTIIKALKLVVILGYTSTFAASINFSYVCQPKIEHLTGYDRFFCTHNMAFMLSKLLYTFMTLIGIYGLVCLYALFWLFRRPLKEYSFEKVREESSFSDIPDVKNDFAFLLHMVDQYDQLHSKRFGIFLSEVSENKLREISLNHEWTLEKLRGHVVGNSQDKQELQLFMLSGLPNAVFDLTELEVLKLELIPEVRISAKVSQMTNLQELHLYHCPAKVEQTAFTFLREHLRCLHVKFTDVAEIPPWVYLLKSLRELYLIGNLNSEHNKMIGLESLKDLRHLKTLYLKSNLNKLPTNLADLSTHLIKLVVHNDGTRLLVLNSLKKMVSLRELDLHNCDLERIPHAIFSLTNLQELDLKSNSFRTIEEIMSFQHLKRLTCLKLWHNKIIAIPHNISQVKNLESLCLSYNKMEVLPASLFYLPKLRYLELSHNSISSIPVEVGLLQNLQHFAITGNKLEVLPKQLFRCTKLKVLCLGNNCITVMPESVGQLTQLVYLELKGNCLDQLPSQLSQCRHLQKSSFLVEEHLFDTLPLEVKENMSQDHHTSFTAVQ from the coding sequence ATGTTCACCCTCACCGAAGTGGCCTCGCTGAACGACGTCCAGCCGACCTATCGGATACTGAAGCCGTGGTGGGACGTCTTCATGGACTACCTCGGACTGGTCATGCTGATGTTGGCGGTCTTCGCCGGGACTATGCAGTTGACCAAAGACCACGTGGCGTGTCTTCCCGTTCTGGACGAGAGAAACGACGATCCGAATGTGAACTCTCACGCGGCATCAACCGGAGCACCCGCGACGACACTGGGTGCGGCGCCCACGGCTACTCCCGATCTCCCCGAAAGCACAGTGCGGGAAATAGTCGCCCCTGAATCCCAACCTGAACCCAAGGGCCGGAAAACAAACCTGGACTTCCAGCAGTACGTTTTCATCAACCAGATTTGCTACCACGTGGCCCTGCCATGGTACTCCAAGTACTTCCCGTACCTCGTCCTGATACACAGCATCGTGCTGATGGTCAGCAGCAACTTCTGGTTCAAATACCCCAAAACCAGCTCGAAAATCGAGCACTTCGTGTCCATCCTCGGCAGGTGTTTCGAGTCTCCCTGGACCACGAAGGCGCTGTCTGAGACGGCCTGCGAGGACTCCGAGGAAAACAAGCAGCGACTCATAGCCGGACAGGCCGGACCTAAACACTCGTCGTCGGAAAACCCAGAGGACAGCGGCGTCCCATCCACGCCCATGCTGGGCAGCAACAGTGTGAAGTTCTCCGCAGAGAAGATCATCTCCAAAGGGCCGAGCATGACCATTTTGGACAAAAAGGACGGCGAGCAGGCCAAGGCGCTTTTCGAGAAGGTCCGGACCTTTCGGGCTCACGTAGAAGACAGCGAATTCATTTACAACCTCTACGTGGCGCAGACGATCATCAAAGCCCTGAAGCTAGTCGTCATCCTGGGCTACACCTCAACATTCGCTGCGTCCATCAATTTTTCCTACGTATGCCAACCCAAGATAGAACATCTAACAGGGTATGATAGGTTCTTCTGCACCCACAACATGGCCTTCATGCTGAGCAAGCTCCTGTACACGTTCATGACTCTGATCGGAATCTACGGTCTGGTGTGTCTGTACGCTCTCTTCTGGCTCTTCCGGCGGCCGCTGAAGGAATACTCGTTCGAAAAGGTCCGAGAGGAGAGCAGCTTCAGCGACATCCCCGACGTCAAGAACGACTTCGCCTTCCTCCTGCACATGGTCGACCAGTACGACCAGCTACACTCCAAGCGCTTCGGCATCTTCCTTTCCGAAGTCAGTGAGAACAAGCTGCGGGAAATCAGCCTCAACCACGAATGGACACTGGAGAAGCTCCGTGGGCACGTCGTCGGCAACTCCCAGGACAAGCAAGAGCTGCAGCTGTTCATGCTCTCGGGACTTCCAAACGCCGTGTTCGACCTCACCGAGCTGGAGGTCCTGAAACTAGAGCTCATTCCCGAGGTCAGGATTTCCGCCAAGGTTTCACAGATGACCAACCTGCAGGAACTTCACCTGTACCACTGTCCCGCCAAGGTGGAGCAGACAGCCTTCACCTTCCTGCGAGAGCATCTCCGCTGCCTTCACGTCAAGTTCACAGACGTCGCCGAAATTCCACCTTGGGTTTACCTGTTGAAGAGCCTCCGTGAGCTCTACCTGATCGGTAATTTGAACTCGGAACACAACAAGATGATCGGTCTGGAATCCCTGAAGGACTTGAGACACCTGAAGACCTTGTACCTCAAAAGCAACCTCAACAAACTTCCAACCAACCTCGCGGATCTCTCGACGCACCTCATCAAACTGGTGGTGCACAACGACGGGACGAGGTTACTGGTCCTCAACAGCCTAAAGAAAATGGTCAGCCTGCGTGAGCTGGACCTCCACAACTGCGACCTGGAAAGAATCCCTCACGCCATCTTTAGCTTGACCAACCTGCAAGAACTCGACCTGAAATCCAACAGCTTTCGCACCATCGAGGAGATCATGAGCTTCCAGCACCTGAAGAGGCTGACCTGCCTCAAACTGTGGCACAACAAGATCATCGCCATCCCGCACAACATAAGCCAGGTGAAGAACCTCGAGTCGCTCTGCCTTTCCTACAACAAGATGGAGGTTCTGCCGGCGTCTTTGTTCTATCTTCCCAAGCTCAGGTACCTGGAGCTCAGCCACAATTCCATCTCATCCATCCCGGTCGAGGTGGGACTCCTGCAGAACCTCCAACACTTCGCGATCACCGGGAATAAACTGGAGGTTCTTCCAAAACAGTTGTTCAGATGCACCAAACTCAAGGTTTTATGCCTGGGGAACAACTGCATCACCGTCATGCCCGAGTCCGTCGGACAGCTGACGCAACTGGTTTATCTGGAGCTGAAGGGGAACTGCTTAGACCAGCTTCCATCCCAGCTCAGCCAGTGTCGGCATCTTCAGAAGAGCTCGTTCCTGGTGGAGGAACATCTTTTCGACACGTTACCGCTCGAGGTCAAAGAGAACATGAGTCAAGATCATCACACGTCCTTCACCGCCGTCCAGTAA